In the genome of Microbacterium saperdae, one region contains:
- a CDS encoding TetR/AcrR family transcriptional regulator — translation MPKIVDHAARRLELADACLRVVSRSGLAGATTREIAREAGVSHGIIAHYFSGKDEILHAALQRSLDLLTVRVDDTVATLVGARALRAALVQAIPSDPSSLTGEQIELAFWGQALTDPRLAAERWQSYVRWRRLLMPLVLEARRLGEMPENVDPSVVVEALIALVDGLGAQAALYPERVAVGDQRAALDAVLRAFGIVIEEPGFSA, via the coding sequence ATGCCGAAGATCGTTGATCATGCTGCGCGCAGACTCGAGCTAGCCGACGCGTGCTTGCGTGTCGTATCCAGAAGCGGCCTGGCCGGGGCGACGACGCGTGAGATCGCCAGGGAGGCGGGCGTGTCGCACGGCATCATCGCCCACTACTTCTCGGGCAAGGATGAGATCCTCCACGCCGCACTGCAGCGGTCACTCGATCTGTTGACCGTGAGGGTCGACGACACGGTGGCGACCCTCGTGGGGGCACGGGCTTTGCGTGCCGCGCTCGTGCAGGCGATCCCCAGTGACCCCTCTTCGCTCACTGGGGAGCAAATCGAGCTGGCATTCTGGGGACAGGCGCTGACCGATCCCCGCCTCGCGGCTGAGCGGTGGCAGTCCTATGTGCGATGGCGCCGGCTGCTGATGCCGCTTGTGCTGGAGGCCCGCCGCCTCGGAGAGATGCCGGAGAACGTCGATCCCAGCGTTGTCGTGGAGGCGCTGATCGCTCTCGTCGACGGTCTCGGCGCCCAGGCGGCTCTGTATCCGGAGCGGGTCGCGGTGGGTGACCAGCGTGCAGCTCTGGATGCGGTTCTCCGTGCCTTCGGCATCGTGATCGAAGAGCCGGGTTTCTCTGCATGA
- a CDS encoding M20 family metallopeptidase, with product MKPRDISDRLTASMRHWRQELHRRAEIGLDLPRTRRYVREVLEDIGVDIISTDDDLFVTAVISGGDGPTVLLRADMDALPLDEAPGADCFADAPGVMHACGHDAHTAMLLGAAHILCEKRDTLQGTVRLVFQPGEEGHGGAALMVDAGICDGIDAAFALHVAPQLPVGCLAGRPGTQMASSTPFELVVRGAGGHGSTAGTRETPLLGAARLALELADVDEQPESSGFVLSVTLLTTGSASNVISDSAVIRGTIRAHSTTGEEAGRAALERVVTTTAGVDVNWSGPYAPVLVNDAVVFADAAAVADQITEGRFLQMPEPLTSSEDFALIADRVPSALLFIGAGSPEASPVHTSQFRLDDDCLAVGAAMHASFASRLLS from the coding sequence ATGAAGCCTCGGGATATCTCGGACCGCCTCACCGCATCGATGCGCCATTGGCGTCAGGAGCTCCATCGGCGCGCGGAGATCGGTCTCGATTTGCCCCGCACCCGCCGCTACGTCCGCGAGGTGCTGGAGGATATCGGGGTCGACATCATCAGCACCGACGACGATCTCTTCGTCACGGCCGTCATCTCCGGCGGCGACGGTCCGACGGTGCTCCTCAGGGCAGACATGGACGCGCTCCCGCTGGACGAGGCTCCGGGTGCGGATTGCTTTGCGGACGCCCCTGGCGTGATGCATGCCTGCGGGCACGATGCGCACACCGCCATGCTTCTGGGGGCTGCACACATTCTGTGCGAGAAACGCGACACTCTGCAAGGGACGGTACGCCTGGTCTTCCAGCCGGGAGAAGAAGGGCATGGTGGTGCGGCTCTGATGGTCGACGCCGGAATCTGTGACGGCATCGACGCGGCGTTCGCGCTGCATGTGGCACCGCAACTCCCCGTGGGATGCCTTGCGGGGCGACCGGGTACGCAGATGGCGTCGAGCACGCCGTTCGAACTGGTCGTCCGCGGTGCCGGGGGCCACGGTTCCACGGCCGGGACGCGGGAAACTCCGCTGCTCGGCGCCGCACGACTGGCGCTCGAGCTCGCCGATGTCGACGAGCAGCCGGAGAGCTCTGGCTTCGTCCTCTCCGTGACCCTGCTCACGACCGGCTCGGCAAGCAACGTCATCTCCGACTCCGCGGTGATCAGAGGGACCATCCGGGCGCATTCCACCACGGGCGAAGAGGCAGGCCGTGCGGCGCTCGAGCGAGTCGTCACCACGACGGCGGGAGTCGACGTGAACTGGTCCGGACCATACGCCCCCGTCCTCGTGAACGATGCCGTGGTGTTCGCCGACGCGGCCGCCGTCGCCGACCAGATCACGGAGGGTCGGTTCCTTCAGATGCCGGAGCCGTTGACCTCGTCGGAGGACTTCGCCCTCATCGCCGATCGCGTGCCGTCCGCGCTCTTGTTCATCGGAGCCGGCTCGCCGGAGGCCTCGCCGGTGCATACCTCGCAGTTCCGCCTCGACGACG
- a CDS encoding ABC transporter permease, producing the protein MHSPGFSGFVVRRILASAATLLVVALIVFLLIRSIPGDPTITILGLDSSQDERDRLRDRLGLNAPLWSQFTHWLLQILQGDLGYSYREGSDIASIVLPAFRATLSLTLAATVLAVAIALVFGLLGTHEVRIVRRVSDAVEAFLLSAPQYSVALLLLIVFTVLVPVFPSGGIWNSSDPSPASVASHLFLPALALALATGAQLGRSLKTSVDAIHSTELVPSLRMRGLSPARVAGHVFHNALPPVVTLLGFQMGWMLGGAIFVETIFSIPGLGSLVVQAVGARDYDLVQVTAFVIAAAFILLLLIVDVVVALIDPRIRVGRL; encoded by the coding sequence GTGCATTCACCAGGCTTTTCCGGATTCGTCGTCCGCCGAATCCTCGCATCTGCTGCGACGTTGCTCGTGGTCGCGCTCATCGTGTTCCTGCTTATCAGGAGCATTCCCGGTGACCCGACCATCACGATCCTCGGGCTGGACTCCTCGCAGGACGAGCGGGACAGGCTGCGCGACAGACTGGGGTTGAACGCCCCGCTGTGGTCGCAGTTCACCCACTGGCTCCTCCAGATCCTGCAGGGCGACCTCGGGTATTCGTACCGCGAAGGCAGTGACATCGCTTCGATTGTCCTTCCCGCCTTTCGGGCCACGCTGTCGCTGACGCTGGCAGCGACCGTCCTGGCGGTCGCCATCGCGCTCGTGTTCGGGCTCTTAGGCACCCATGAAGTGCGCATCGTCCGGCGCGTCTCGGATGCTGTGGAGGCGTTCCTCCTCTCAGCGCCACAGTATTCGGTTGCCCTGCTCCTGCTGATCGTGTTCACGGTCCTGGTTCCCGTCTTCCCCTCCGGTGGCATCTGGAACAGCTCGGATCCCTCGCCGGCATCTGTGGCATCCCATCTCTTCCTCCCCGCCCTCGCCCTCGCTCTCGCGACCGGAGCGCAACTCGGCCGCTCTCTGAAGACCTCCGTCGACGCGATCCATTCGACAGAACTGGTTCCTTCTCTCCGGATGCGTGGATTGTCGCCCGCCCGGGTGGCGGGACACGTGTTCCACAACGCGCTTCCCCCGGTCGTGACTTTGCTCGGATTCCAGATGGGATGGATGCTCGGCGGCGCGATCTTCGTGGAGACCATCTTCTCGATCCCCGGTCTCGGCTCCCTCGTGGTCCAAGCGGTCGGGGCCCGTGACTACGACCTGGTCCAGGTCACAGCCTTCGTCATTGCTGCCGCCTTCATCCTCCTTTTGCTCATCGTCGATGTCGTCGTCGCGCTCATCGACCCCCGAATCCGAGTAGGACGACTATGA
- a CDS encoding ABC transporter ATP-binding protein produces MTGLLTVRDLTVSFGEFTAVSDVSLVLHAGQITVLLGESGSGKTVLSRTIAGIGPTRSRQSGEIRFDEVDVIGAPERTLRRLRGSQIGFVAQDPSTSLDPVRRIGSQLGEVLRVHGVTSTRRETTARVRELLHLVELHDEVRVLHSYPHELSGGMRQRVAIALALAAGPRLLVADEPSSALDASVGVRIVDLIDDLRVRFDTSVLFVTHDVRIAARIANRPIDRVAVMLHGRLLEYGQAEAVLLRPAHPYTRALLGAEPRPGVPRGELAVVPDSMRDRTDWPPLRECEPGHLVAIGVGEEERL; encoded by the coding sequence ATGACCGGCCTCCTCACAGTGAGAGACCTTACTGTCTCCTTCGGAGAGTTCACCGCGGTCTCGGACGTGTCGCTCGTGCTGCATGCCGGACAGATCACGGTGCTGCTCGGCGAATCGGGAAGCGGTAAGACTGTGCTCTCGCGTACGATCGCTGGGATCGGTCCGACCCGCTCGCGGCAGAGCGGAGAGATCAGATTCGACGAGGTCGACGTCATCGGCGCCCCTGAGAGAACACTGCGTCGACTACGTGGGAGTCAGATCGGGTTCGTCGCTCAGGACCCATCGACGTCGCTCGACCCCGTGCGCCGGATCGGCTCTCAGCTCGGGGAGGTGCTGCGAGTCCACGGCGTGACGTCCACGCGGAGAGAGACGACGGCGCGCGTGCGTGAGCTGCTGCACCTGGTCGAACTTCACGATGAGGTACGTGTCTTGCATTCCTATCCACATGAGCTGAGCGGTGGCATGCGTCAGAGGGTGGCGATCGCCCTCGCGCTGGCAGCGGGTCCGCGTCTGCTCGTCGCCGATGAGCCGTCGAGCGCGCTGGATGCGTCCGTCGGCGTCCGCATCGTCGATCTCATCGACGACCTCCGTGTCCGATTCGACACCTCCGTTCTCTTCGTCACCCACGATGTGCGAATCGCCGCCCGGATCGCGAATCGTCCGATCGATCGTGTCGCCGTGATGCTTCACGGACGACTTCTCGAGTACGGGCAGGCGGAGGCAGTGCTCCTTCGACCCGCCCATCCGTACACGCGCGCACTGCTGGGGGCTGAGCCTCGCCCGGGAGTTCCCCGCGGCGAGCTCGCTGTCGTCCCGGACTCGATGCGGGACCGAACGGATTGGCCTCCTCTTCGGGAGTGTGAGCCAGGACACCTCGTCGCGATCGGCGTCGGGGAGGAGGAAAGGCTATGA
- a CDS encoding LLM class flavin-dependent oxidoreductase: MADNSSRRRLRLSLSFSGIAPLRESMEIAEAAHTAGLDGLWYCEHVGWHDAVVPTALLLDRYPGLDVGIVGPAPVSRHGAVLAMEFASLAEIAPGRLRAQLGLGGTALMQRIGGGSNSVALVREYVESVRGTLSGQRMSGVWAGHLFEDFQLREPSSVPLDIMAIRPRMLELAARTGDGVSLSTGASIDYIKHAVSKIEKILKEIGRPRDTFRINAQAIGSVDKTLAGAVENAASRLARFSPAVLAILAPGLDPRRDAERMSIAGTPEDLGARLSEYADAGVDEVALDIHHAPGLLAAALGSLTASRDSRTTVL, translated from the coding sequence ATGGCCGATAACTCGTCGCGCAGACGCCTCCGTCTTTCGCTTAGCTTCAGTGGCATAGCTCCGCTGCGCGAGAGCATGGAGATCGCGGAGGCGGCTCACACCGCCGGGCTAGATGGGTTGTGGTACTGCGAGCATGTAGGTTGGCACGACGCAGTGGTACCGACCGCGCTGCTTCTCGATCGGTATCCGGGTCTGGACGTGGGCATCGTCGGCCCCGCGCCGGTGAGCAGACACGGCGCAGTTCTCGCGATGGAGTTCGCCAGCCTTGCCGAGATCGCTCCGGGGCGACTACGGGCGCAGCTCGGTCTGGGCGGAACCGCGCTCATGCAACGCATCGGCGGGGGCAGCAATTCGGTCGCACTGGTCCGAGAGTACGTCGAATCCGTGCGAGGCACCCTTTCGGGTCAGCGCATGTCGGGTGTCTGGGCCGGACACCTATTCGAGGATTTCCAGCTCCGCGAACCGTCCTCGGTCCCACTGGACATCATGGCGATCCGTCCGCGAATGCTCGAGCTCGCCGCGCGGACCGGCGATGGCGTGTCTCTGTCGACCGGGGCCTCGATCGACTACATCAAGCATGCCGTCAGCAAGATCGAGAAGATTCTGAAGGAGATCGGTCGCCCCCGTGACACTTTCCGAATCAACGCGCAGGCGATCGGCAGCGTCGACAAGACGCTCGCCGGCGCCGTCGAGAACGCGGCTTCCCGTCTCGCGCGCTTCTCCCCCGCGGTGCTCGCGATCCTCGCCCCGGGACTGGATCCGCGCCGCGATGCCGAGCGGATGAGTATCGCGGGGACGCCGGAGGATCTCGGCGCCCGCCTCTCGGAGTACGCCGATGCCGGCGTGGATGAGGTTGCGCTCGACATCCACCACGCCCCCGGGCTGCTCGCTGCCGCTCTCGGCAGCCTGACCGCCTCGCGCGACAGCCGCACCACCGTCCTTTGA
- a CDS encoding YybH family protein: MSITDNFERELADLKALHNGWVVANETADVDWLRAHVHPDFVMWNTVGADFYGQSEIILLWLRLREMMAQAGSPRAVSEAWGDDYLISGDLAVVHCHALLKVDFGDGAGAEAGGDLDRKFRCTEVYRRDDGEWKMIHYHGSPHLPGLLGGR, from the coding sequence ATGTCCATCACCGACAACTTCGAGCGCGAGCTCGCCGACCTCAAAGCGCTCCATAACGGCTGGGTCGTGGCCAACGAGACCGCGGACGTGGATTGGCTGCGAGCCCACGTACACCCCGACTTCGTGATGTGGAACACGGTCGGCGCTGACTTCTACGGACAGTCGGAGATCATCCTGCTGTGGTTGCGCCTGCGGGAAATGATGGCCCAAGCGGGGTCCCCCCGCGCCGTCTCCGAGGCATGGGGCGACGATTACCTGATCAGCGGAGACCTTGCGGTCGTGCATTGCCATGCGTTGCTCAAAGTGGACTTCGGAGACGGTGCCGGGGCAGAGGCTGGAGGAGACCTCGACCGAAAGTTCCGATGCACGGAGGTGTATCGGCGCGATGACGGGGAGTGGAAGATGATCCACTACCACGGGTCGCCCCACCTCCCCGGCCTGCTGGGCGGGCGCTGA
- a CDS encoding ABC transporter substrate-binding protein codes for MNGTRKRTVVAALGIILSASLFAGCATGATEQDGDAEQTLVIGSQMATISNLDTTRATSGGYENQRLIAHMMYEGLTKRDVSDPDVPAGVAPALAESWTVADDGLTYTFFLREQVTFHDGTPWDADAAVYNFDRYLNEDNPNYDPALLSWFDPGAYIESVEKVDDMTIALHLHTPYAYLLEDLYSVYFGSPAVLEKSGGKGMAENPTGTGPFKFEEQSSPTEISFVKNDDWWGEGPKLDRIIVKLIPDPSARTAALRSGTVDWIEGAQPDDLASLKDAGFTVTSKEFDWEWSWQLFVDRPPFDDVRVREALNFAIDRETIATTLLAGTAVPAQQILSSASRFYDSANDTYEYDPEKARKLLDDAGYADGLDITVGYVSAGSGAMQPKAMNEAIQAQLAEVGINVTLQPLDFGAFYGALAGKDVDWNAANGALNLERPGTWGWLFLCGQSWYGYCNPEVDTLLQQAASTPDDDARTAKVTEATALLTEDAAWLSVVGDTAPRAMASSVKGFEQPMSWALDFAGVYIEE; via the coding sequence ATGAACGGCACACGTAAACGAACGGTCGTTGCCGCGCTCGGCATCATCTTGTCCGCGTCGCTCTTCGCAGGCTGCGCCACGGGAGCCACCGAACAAGACGGAGACGCGGAGCAGACGCTCGTCATCGGTTCGCAGATGGCGACGATCTCCAACCTCGACACCACTCGCGCCACCAGCGGCGGCTACGAGAACCAGAGGCTCATCGCCCACATGATGTACGAAGGTCTGACCAAGCGCGACGTCTCGGATCCCGACGTCCCTGCGGGAGTGGCGCCGGCGCTGGCGGAGTCCTGGACCGTGGCTGACGACGGGCTCACCTACACCTTCTTCCTTCGCGAGCAGGTGACGTTCCACGACGGAACACCCTGGGATGCCGACGCGGCGGTGTACAACTTCGATCGTTATCTCAACGAGGACAACCCGAACTACGATCCCGCGCTTCTGTCCTGGTTCGATCCTGGTGCCTACATCGAGTCGGTGGAGAAAGTCGATGACATGACCATAGCGCTGCACCTTCACACCCCATACGCTTATCTGCTCGAGGATCTGTACAGCGTCTACTTCGGCAGTCCTGCGGTGCTCGAGAAGTCCGGCGGCAAGGGGATGGCGGAGAATCCGACCGGGACAGGGCCGTTCAAGTTCGAGGAGCAGAGCAGCCCGACGGAGATCTCCTTCGTCAAGAACGACGACTGGTGGGGCGAGGGGCCGAAGCTCGATCGAATCATCGTGAAGCTGATTCCCGATCCGTCCGCCCGAACGGCGGCGCTGCGAAGCGGGACGGTGGACTGGATCGAGGGCGCTCAGCCCGACGACCTTGCGAGTCTGAAAGACGCTGGGTTCACCGTCACCTCCAAGGAGTTCGATTGGGAGTGGTCGTGGCAGCTCTTCGTCGATCGCCCACCGTTCGACGATGTGCGAGTGCGGGAGGCGCTGAACTTCGCGATCGACCGTGAGACGATCGCGACCACGCTGCTCGCCGGCACCGCAGTGCCTGCCCAGCAGATCCTGTCGAGTGCGAGCCGCTTCTATGACTCGGCCAACGACACGTACGAGTACGACCCGGAGAAGGCAAGGAAGTTGCTTGATGACGCAGGATATGCGGACGGCCTCGACATCACCGTCGGCTATGTCAGCGCGGGCTCTGGCGCGATGCAGCCCAAGGCGATGAACGAGGCGATCCAGGCACAGCTGGCCGAGGTCGGAATCAATGTCACGCTGCAGCCGCTCGACTTCGGTGCGTTCTACGGAGCGCTCGCAGGAAAGGACGTCGACTGGAATGCGGCGAACGGCGCGCTCAACCTCGAGCGACCCGGAACGTGGGGCTGGCTGTTCCTCTGCGGCCAGAGCTGGTACGGGTACTGCAACCCGGAGGTGGATACCCTGCTGCAGCAGGCGGCGAGCACTCCGGACGATGACGCGCGGACTGCAAAGGTGACCGAGGCGACGGCCCTCCTCACAGAGGACGCCGCGTGGCTCTCTGTCGTAGGCGACACGGCACCGAGGGCGATGGCCTCGTCGGTGAAGGGCTTCGAGCAGCCGATGAGCTGGGCGCTCGACTTCGCCGGAGTCTACATAGAGGAGTGA
- a CDS encoding ABC transporter permease, whose amino-acid sequence MLLILVTGAFALVPIGDPLAGNLAERLLPIGTDGHPLGTDGQGRDLLIRLVHGTALSLFIGIAPIIVASVMGVVLGLAAGLGPRWVNQLIMRFSDVMFAFPGILFSLLVAVTLGVGVGTLILALTVIWIAPIVRIAETEVLRVRGFDFVAAARVSGAGNLRIAAQQVLPLVLPAVLAYATSLVGANIAIGGGLGFIGLGVPIPTPELGAILQELQVTVFTDPTLALLPVAVILSLAVLFPVVGDGLREALDVRGDNA is encoded by the coding sequence GTGCTGCTGATCCTCGTCACCGGCGCCTTCGCGCTCGTTCCGATAGGCGACCCCCTCGCCGGTAACCTCGCCGAACGTCTCCTCCCGATCGGAACCGATGGCCATCCCCTCGGAACCGACGGTCAAGGCCGTGACCTGCTCATCCGTCTGGTCCATGGCACGGCGCTGTCCTTGTTCATCGGCATCGCCCCCATCATCGTCGCGTCAGTCATGGGAGTGGTCCTCGGGTTGGCCGCCGGTCTCGGACCTCGGTGGGTGAACCAACTCATCATGCGGTTCAGTGATGTCATGTTCGCGTTCCCGGGGATCCTCTTCTCGCTGCTGGTCGCCGTCACTCTCGGCGTCGGCGTCGGCACGTTGATCCTCGCGCTTACGGTCATCTGGATTGCGCCGATCGTGCGCATCGCCGAGACGGAGGTGCTCCGGGTGCGAGGGTTCGACTTCGTGGCCGCGGCGCGGGTGAGTGGCGCGGGAAACCTCAGGATCGCGGCGCAGCAGGTTCTGCCGTTGGTGCTACCAGCCGTACTCGCCTACGCGACGTCCCTGGTCGGAGCGAACATCGCGATCGGCGGAGGCCTCGGGTTCATCGGGCTCGGGGTGCCGATTCCGACCCCCGAACTCGGTGCGATCCTCCAGGAGCTCCAGGTCACGGTGTTCACGGACCCGACGCTCGCGCTGCTCCCGGTGGCGGTCATCCTGTCGCTCGCGGTGCTCTTCCCGGTGGTAGGCGACGGGCTGAGAGAGGCCCTGGACGTGAGGGGGGACAACGCATGA
- a CDS encoding ABC transporter ATP-binding protein, producing MNERLLRVDGVSKRFGNHQALSDVSFSLDPGATLGVVGESGSGKSTLGRIVLGLISPTSGLVSLDHASFADRNRSQRRAFRRAVQLIPQDPRNALNPTMTIEQNLFFHLRAQGAPRSSWRERALESLDLVGLPAAALAVYPHEISGGQAQRVAIARAISNDPRLIVCDEAVSALDKSVQAQVLNTLSAMQASKTVAMLFISHDLAVVEHMSDEVLVLKDGVVVESGRVADVMRSPQDAYTRDLIAASTKSHAPQEL from the coding sequence ATGAACGAGCGACTTCTTCGTGTCGATGGCGTGTCCAAGAGGTTCGGCAACCACCAGGCGCTGTCCGACGTCTCCTTCTCCCTGGATCCCGGTGCGACACTCGGGGTGGTAGGCGAGTCCGGGTCCGGAAAGTCGACTCTCGGGAGAATCGTCCTGGGACTGATCTCTCCGACCTCAGGTCTGGTGAGTCTCGATCATGCGTCCTTCGCTGACCGTAACAGGTCGCAGCGCCGTGCGTTTCGGCGAGCCGTGCAGCTCATTCCCCAGGATCCGCGCAACGCCCTCAACCCGACGATGACGATCGAGCAGAACTTGTTCTTCCATCTGCGGGCTCAGGGCGCGCCTCGATCGTCCTGGCGCGAGCGGGCATTGGAGTCCCTGGATCTCGTGGGGCTTCCCGCGGCCGCTTTGGCCGTGTACCCGCATGAGATCTCGGGAGGACAGGCGCAGCGCGTTGCCATAGCCCGCGCGATCTCGAACGACCCTCGACTCATCGTCTGCGACGAGGCCGTTTCTGCGCTGGACAAGTCGGTTCAGGCGCAGGTGCTGAACACGCTGTCGGCCATGCAGGCGAGCAAGACGGTCGCGATGCTCTTCATCAGCCACGACCTGGCTGTCGTCGAGCACATGAGCGACGAGGTCCTGGTCCTCAAAGACGGCGTCGTCGTCGAATCAGGGAGGGTCGCGGACGTGATGCGAAGTCCACAAGACGCCTACACACGTGACCTGATCGCCGCCAGCACCAAATCACACGCACCACAGGAACTGTGA
- a CDS encoding hydantoinase/carbamoylase family amidase, whose translation MNATPVSAATANGTVTGWRRLGPEGSSHVVLVHGANGEAAEWLALSERLEDHSVLAIDLPGHGGSHEVRPLSIDVCVQSVQALLTACGIDRAHVVGSSFGGGVALAYAAAHPDRVSTVTTVGTSLGGNRARFEEAAAALRAVGPRAFFNEVIPHVSYRPDAPADLVRQAIERASSNDVETATGILEMAFCTPLDSFASATPHPLLVLGGREDLTCPPEAVASLAEAAGSVPLTMAGLGHLPHLEDADRIASVLTGFWSTPVRPERTIADLESLRRLTQDDRGAQRLCWSARWRDARALFSTLLDEIPGVRHWTDEAGNHHAELPGTSSRTLMIGSHLDSVPDGGNLDGAFGVMAGLEVLRTLAAQGTPPLTVRLTDWADEEGARFGRSLYGSAAFTGALDVDALRRLVDSDGRRSEDVLKENGVDLTRIHLATADLDDVAAYLELHIEQGPVLEKTGQDLAAVTGSLGVQRHRLVLTGTPGHAGGTPMDLRHDPVMVASRALVAARTAALSRNGLITCGVLSATPPTPTAIAAQVTLMLDVRHQDAGELEALWSEISEEFHRISEEEEVECEQTPVWTTPPVRFSSDLVGEASTVASAITGEHDALVSGPLHDACEISAAGVPTVMLFVPSRGGVSHAANEHTDDDLLAGGVRALATLTDRVLRAHQ comes from the coding sequence GTGAACGCGACCCCGGTATCAGCGGCGACGGCGAACGGCACGGTCACCGGGTGGCGGCGTCTCGGGCCCGAAGGCTCGTCACACGTCGTGCTCGTGCACGGAGCGAACGGCGAGGCTGCGGAATGGCTGGCGCTATCCGAGCGTCTCGAAGACCATTCCGTTCTCGCCATCGACCTTCCCGGGCACGGGGGGTCTCATGAGGTGCGCCCGCTTTCGATTGACGTGTGCGTGCAGTCCGTTCAGGCGCTTCTGACGGCGTGCGGCATCGACCGCGCTCACGTCGTCGGGTCGTCCTTCGGCGGCGGCGTGGCTCTCGCCTACGCGGCGGCGCACCCCGACAGGGTCAGCACGGTGACCACCGTGGGAACGTCCCTCGGTGGCAACCGGGCTCGTTTCGAAGAGGCCGCAGCCGCGCTCCGCGCCGTCGGCCCCCGCGCATTCTTCAACGAGGTCATCCCCCACGTCTCCTACCGTCCTGATGCGCCGGCCGATCTGGTGAGACAAGCCATCGAACGTGCGTCGAGCAATGACGTCGAGACTGCCACAGGGATTCTCGAGATGGCGTTCTGCACCCCGTTGGACTCGTTCGCCTCGGCCACTCCCCACCCTCTCCTCGTCCTGGGTGGCCGCGAAGATCTGACGTGTCCGCCCGAAGCGGTAGCGAGCCTCGCCGAAGCGGCAGGCAGCGTGCCCCTCACGATGGCCGGCCTCGGACACCTCCCGCACCTCGAGGATGCCGACCGCATCGCGTCCGTGCTGACGGGCTTCTGGAGCACGCCGGTGCGTCCCGAACGGACCATCGCGGACCTCGAGTCGCTGCGACGCCTGACACAGGACGATCGCGGGGCGCAGCGACTGTGCTGGAGCGCCCGCTGGCGCGATGCTCGCGCACTCTTCTCGACTCTGCTCGACGAGATTCCCGGGGTCCGTCACTGGACGGACGAAGCGGGAAACCACCACGCCGAGCTGCCGGGCACCTCGTCTCGCACGCTGATGATCGGAAGCCACCTCGACTCGGTGCCCGACGGCGGCAATCTCGACGGTGCGTTCGGAGTAATGGCGGGCCTCGAAGTCTTGCGCACTCTTGCTGCTCAGGGCACCCCGCCTCTGACCGTGCGCCTGACCGACTGGGCCGATGAAGAAGGCGCGCGCTTCGGGCGGAGCCTTTATGGGTCTGCGGCCTTCACGGGCGCCCTCGACGTGGATGCGCTCCGGCGACTCGTCGACTCCGACGGTCGCCGCAGTGAGGACGTGCTGAAGGAGAACGGCGTCGACCTGACACGCATCCACCTCGCGACGGCGGACCTCGACGACGTGGCGGCTTACCTCGAGCTTCACATCGAGCAGGGGCCCGTTCTCGAGAAGACCGGGCAGGATCTCGCCGCTGTCACCGGTTCCCTCGGCGTGCAACGGCATCGACTGGTTCTGACCGGCACGCCGGGGCATGCCGGAGGCACTCCGATGGACCTGCGCCACGATCCGGTCATGGTTGCCTCGCGCGCCCTGGTCGCCGCCCGGACGGCGGCACTGTCGCGCAACGGTCTGATCACCTGCGGAGTGCTCTCCGCCACGCCCCCCACCCCCACCGCGATCGCCGCGCAGGTGACGCTCATGCTCGACGTGCGCCATCAGGACGCGGGAGAGCTGGAGGCGCTGTGGTCGGAGATCTCTGAGGAGTTCCACCGCATCAGCGAGGAGGAGGAGGTCGAGTGCGAACAGACACCGGTGTGGACCACACCGCCGGTGCGCTTCTCGTCCGACCTCGTCGGGGAAGCCTCCACCGTCGCCTCAGCGATCACCGGAGAACACGACGCCCTTGTCAGTGGGCCGCTTCATGATGCCTGCGAGATCTCCGCCGCCGGCGTGCCGACCGTCATGCTGTTCGTTCCCAGCCGCGGCGGGGTCAGTCACGCCGCGAACGAGCACACAGACGACGACCTCCTGGCCGGCGGAGTGCGCGCACTCGCCACTCTCACAGACCGCGTGCTGCGAGCGCATCAATGA